The genomic interval CTATGCAGGCTGCGTAACTcaggtgtcctttttttttctatttgggtGTTTGGACAATCTACTCCTGGCCGTAATGGCCTATGACCGGTTTGTAGCCATTTGTCACCCCCTGAGCTACCCAGTCATGATGAATCCATGCTTATGTGGCTTGTTGGTCCTTGTGTCATTTTTCAGCAGCTTTTTGGAATCTCAGATTCACTGTTTGATGGTGTCACAACTTACCTTCTGCACAAATGTGGAaattcatcatttcttttgtGATGCACCTCAGCTTTTCCACCTTGCCTGCTCTGATACCTCCATTGACACCATACTAATGTATTTTATTGGTGCCGTTTTTGGTGGCATTCCACTCTCAGGGATCCTTTGCTCTTATACTCGAATTGTTTCCTCCATTCTGAGAGTCCCATCCACAGATGGGAAGTACAAAGCCTTTTCTACCTGTGGCTCTCACCTgtcagttgtttgtttgttttacggAACAAGTCTTGGAGTGTACCTCAGTTcatccatctccccctcccccaggaagggTGCAGTGGCCTCAGTGATGTACACTGTTGTCACCCCCATgatgaaccccttcatctacagcctgaggaacagggaCATCAAGAGGGCACTGTGGGGGATAATCAGAAAAACAGTCTAATCTCAGTGTCTGTCTTAATCCTTCTTGGTTCAAAGAACCGGAAAATGCAGCAAATCTAATGTGAACAACAAGAAATTCTGAATCTGCAGCCACATAGTATATGTCCTCTATGGATCTCTGCTTTTTGCTTTCACAATTTTTCCTGTTAGCATAGCTCTAATGGAATTGGGAGATTATTTTGGACTACCCACTTAAATTATAGCCCCTGCAGGATTATGCATATATCCTCACTTTCTTTATGCATTGCCCAGGACTCATGGTCATGAACAGTCTTGTTTCTATCATTGCAAAAATAATC from Ailuropoda melanoleuca isolate Jingjing unplaced genomic scaffold, ASM200744v2 unplaced-scaffold7836, whole genome shotgun sequence carries:
- the LOC100469431 gene encoding olfactory receptor 18 translates to MCILHRHFKYIIVRCPTCMESQNLTAVSEFVLTGLSDDPELQPLLFGLFLSMYLVTVLGNLLIILAVSCDSHLHTPMYFFLANLSLADIGFSTTTIPKMLVNIETHSKSITYAGCVTQVSFFFLFGCLDNLLLAVMAYDRFVAICHPLSYPVMMNPCLCGLLVLVSFFSSFLESQIHCLMVSQLTFCTNVEIHHFFCDAPQLFHLACSDTSIDTILMYFIGAVFGGIPLSGILCSYTRIVSSILRVPSTDGKYKAFSTCGSHLSVVCLFYGTSLGVYLSSSISPSPRKGAVASVMYTVVTPMMNPFIYSLRNRDIKRALWGIIRKTV